The segment CCGTTGTTTATTGGCACAGATCAGGAGGGCGGTGCTGTCACAAGGCTACCAGGTGGTCTGACAAACCTCCCAACCAATCAAAAAATTGGGGAGGTTAATGAAGCGCAATTTTCCTATGAGATTGGTCAATTGCTAGGGAAGCAATTACAGGCATTTGGCTTTAATCTTAATTTTGCTCCTGTGCTTGATGTTAACAGTAATCCCAATAACCCGATTATTGGCAATCGTGCGTTTGCAAGTGAGCCTGCTATTGTGAGTAAGCTAGGGATTCAAACAATGAAGGGGCTAGCAGCGCAGCAGGTGATTCCAGTGGTGAAGCATTTCCCGGGACATGGTGATACAGCGGTGGATTCTCATTTAGCATTGCCCAAGGTGACAAAAAGCTTGGCAGACCTACAGCAGCTAGAGCTTATCCCATTTAAGACCGCCATTGAGAATGGTGCGGATGTGGTCATGGTGGCACATATATTATTGTCAGAGCTTGATGCTCAGTATCCTTCCTCGATGTCAACGGACATTATTACAGGCATTTTACGCAATCAGCTTGGCTTTGATGGTGTTGTGATGACAGATGATATGACCATGAAGGCAATTACCAATCATTTTGATATGAGGCAGGCGGCAGTGAATGCTGTGAAGGCAGGCAATGATATTGTGTTAATTGCCCATGAGTATGGCAATGTGCAGGTGGCTATAGAGGCAATAAAGGCGGCTGTTGCTAATGGTGAGCTCACTGAGGAGCGCATTGATGACAGTGTACGTAGAATTATTCAGCTCAAGCAAAAATATGGGCTCAGCAATAACCAAGCAGCACCAGTTGATATTAATAAGCTTAATACAGCGATTAATCATGTTTTAAATACGTATATGAAATAGTAGAGGGGGGACTAAACATCCCCCTTTTGATAAATAAGCTGCACAACACCAGAGGAAAATGCTTTTGTTTGGATAAGCGTTAGCTGAAGTCGCTCCGTAATATTTGTAAATAATGGCTTGCCTTCACCTAAGACAACAGGGTGAACAGAGAGGCGAAATTCATCGATAAGCCCTAAATTAATAAATGTTGTAATCAAACTTGCCCCACCATAAAGCCAAATATTTTTGCCCTGCTTTTGTTTAAGCTTGAACATTTCCTCGGCAATATTTTCGTGAATAAGGGTAACATTATGATGCTGGTCTTGCAGTGTGCTGGAAAAGACGTACTTGCCTTTGCTATGAATAAGTGACCAAAATTGTTTGTCTTCCTCATTATTAGTATCAGGTGTATATTGCCCCCATGCCTCATAGCTTTTTCTGCCATATAAAATCGTATCAATCTCATGTAAAAAGCTTGTAAATTCCATATCAGGCTCCATAATACACCAATCCACTTCGCCATTTTTACCTTCAATAAAGCCATCTAATGTAACCGCTAAATCTAATATGATTTTTCTATCTGCCATAGTTACGTTCCTTTCAATTTTAATCTAGCATTCATCATAACAGCTCCTTTGAAACATTGCGAATTTCTTAGTATAATAAAGAACAAACATTCGGGTAAGGAGCGGTCATTCATGAAATTTATTTTAGCGGAGAAGCCCTCTGTTGCGAAAAATATTGCAGATGCCTTGCATATTAAAAAGAAGCAGGACGGCTTCTTTGAGGGCAATGGCTATATTATTTCGTGGGCTTTTGGGCATCTTTTACAGCTTTATGATGCGAAGGACTATGATTCAAAAATGGCAAAATGGCAGATGGAGAACTTTCCATTTATGCCAGAGCACTTTCGCTACAAGGTGAAAATGGATGCGAAAAAGCGTGGTAAGGAGGATGCGGGCGCAAGAAAGCAATTACAAATTATTCAACGCCTAATTAATCGTTCAGATGTACAGATGATTATTTCAGCCTGTGATTT is part of the Lysinibacillus sp. FSL K6-0232 genome and harbors:
- the nagZ gene encoding beta-N-acetylhexosaminidase, yielding MHNRKRALLLVIVLLIAACLLLIGIRMQPAKESAPPPVEEDTPNHQALIQEVASLAKEGKVPAVPFVVGEAQKKAVYQQWGEPQQVAQAAGGEYEEYVDQQVTIGYQGTRAFDIRSFQADIQAIDLAAIQQTMGEPDEVRFYQDDTADQIILVYQVTDIYQLKWILPKPTDANANPVVHHISVYTALEEDIVEQMSLDEKVGQMLFAGVSGTALQQDTINLIHQLKVGGLIFYANNLATPEQTVALINAIKTENASNRFPLFIGTDQEGGAVTRLPGGLTNLPTNQKIGEVNEAQFSYEIGQLLGKQLQAFGFNLNFAPVLDVNSNPNNPIIGNRAFASEPAIVSKLGIQTMKGLAAQQVIPVVKHFPGHGDTAVDSHLALPKVTKSLADLQQLELIPFKTAIENGADVVMVAHILLSELDAQYPSSMSTDIITGILRNQLGFDGVVMTDDMTMKAITNHFDMRQAAVNAVKAGNDIVLIAHEYGNVQVAIEAIKAAVANGELTEERIDDSVRRIIQLKQKYGLSNNQAAPVDINKLNTAINHVLNTYMK
- a CDS encoding dihydrofolate reductase family protein; the encoded protein is MADRKIILDLAVTLDGFIEGKNGEVDWCIMEPDMEFTSFLHEIDTILYGRKSYEAWGQYTPDTNNEEDKQFWSLIHSKGKYVFSSTLQDQHHNVTLIHENIAEEMFKLKQKQGKNIWLYGGASLITTFINLGLIDEFRLSVHPVVLGEGKPLFTNITERLQLTLIQTKAFSSGVVQLIYQKGDV